The Thermoanaerobacter uzonensis DSM 18761 genome includes the window ATATCTTTGAGGATATTATACTACAAAATGCTCTAAATTTCACTAGAGAAGTGGTAGACATTTTTGACGATTTATTAAACAAAGGAATGAATATTACAGAGCTTGCAGCAAGGATAAAGGAACTGACGGACAAACTAGGTAGAGAGGCAATAGAAGCAATTATTGAAGAGTTAGATAAGATAATAAAAGAAGACAAGAGAAGGAAAGAAAAATGGGTA containing:
- a CDS encoding UPF0236 family transposase-like protein, with amino-acid sequence MKKHIFEDIILQNALNFTREVVDIFDDLLNKGMNITELAARIKELTDKLGREAIEAIIEELDKIIKEDKRRKEKWV